From Piliocolobus tephrosceles isolate RC106 chromosome Y, ASM277652v3, whole genome shotgun sequence, a single genomic window includes:
- the CA5B gene encoding carbonic anhydrase 5B, mitochondrial, with translation MNSLRVILQASPGKLLWRKFQIPRFMPTRPCSLYTCTYKTRNRALHPLWESVDLVPGGDRQSPINIRWRDSVYDPGLKPLTISYDPATCLHVWNNGYSFLVEFEDSTDKSVIKGGPLEHNYRLKQFHFHWGAIDAWGSEHTVDSKCFPAELHLVHWNAVKFENFEDAALEENGLAVIGVFLKLGKHHKELQKLVDTLPSIKHKDTLVEFGSFDPSCLMPTCPDYWTYSGSLTTPPLSESVTWIIKKQPVEVDHDQLEQFRTLLFTSEGEKEKRMVDNFRPLQPLMNRTVRSSFRHDYVLNVQAKPKPATSQATP, from the exons ATGAACAGCCTAAGGGTCATTCTTCAAGCATCTCCAGGCAAATTGCTGTGGAGAAAGTTCCAGATTCCGAGATTCATGCCAACGAGGCCCTGCAGCCTCTACACTTGTACTTACAAAACCCGGAACCGAGCCT TGCATCCACTCTGGGAGAGCGTGGACCTGGTTCCTGGGGGTGATCGACAATCACCCATCAACATTCGGTGGAGGGACAGTGTTTATGATCCTGGCTTGAAACCGCTCACCATCTCTTATGACCCAGCCACCTGCCTCCACGTCTGGAATAATGGGTACTCTTTCCTCGTGGAATTTGAAGATTCTACAGATAAATCAG TGATCAAGGGAGGACCCCTGGAACACAACTACCGATTGAAGCAGTTCCATTTTCACTGGGGGGCCATCGATGCCTGGGGTTCTGAGCACACCGTGGACAGCAAATGCTTCCCAGCAGAG CTGCACTTAGTGCATTGGAATGCAGTCAAATTTGAAAACTTTGAGGACGCAGCACTGGAAGAAAATGGTTTGGCCGTGATAGGagtatttttaaag CTAGGCAAACATCATAAAGAGCTACAGAAATTAGTGGATACTTTGCCGTCAATTAAGCATAAG GACACCCTTGTGGAATTTGGGTCATTTGACCCTTCCTGCCTGATGCCCACCTGCCCAGATTACTGGACCTACTCAGGGTCTCTGACCACCCCACCCCTCTCCGAGTCTGTCACCTGGATCATTAAGAAGCAACCAGTAGAGGTTGATCATGATCAG CTTGAGCAATTTCGAACCCTGCTTTTCACTTCtgaaggggagaaggagaaaagaatggtGGACAACTTCCGCCCTCTTCAGCCACTGATGAATCGCACTGT